A stretch of the Chitiniphilus purpureus genome encodes the following:
- the hisG gene encoding ATP phosphoribosyltransferase: protein MLTIALSKGRIFEETLPLLAAAGIVPTEAPESSRKLIIGTNRDDVRLIIVRASDVPTYVQYGAADLGVAGRDVLIEHGGSGLYQPLDLQIARCRLMVAVQRGFDYEGAVKQGARLRIATKYTEQAREHFAAKGVHVDLIKLYGSMELAPLVGLADAIVDLVSTGSTLKANNLEAVEHIRDISSRLIVNQAALKLKEDRIQPLIDAFTSAVGQEASQS from the coding sequence ATGCTCACGATCGCTCTGTCCAAAGGCCGTATCTTCGAGGAAACCCTGCCGCTGCTCGCTGCGGCAGGGATCGTACCCACCGAGGCGCCCGAATCGTCGCGCAAGCTGATCATCGGCACCAACCGCGATGATGTGCGCCTGATCATCGTCCGTGCCAGCGATGTGCCCACCTATGTGCAATACGGTGCCGCCGACCTCGGGGTTGCCGGTCGCGATGTGCTGATCGAGCACGGGGGATCGGGGCTCTATCAACCGCTCGACCTGCAGATCGCCCGCTGCCGGCTGATGGTTGCGGTGCAGCGCGGGTTCGATTACGAGGGTGCGGTCAAGCAGGGTGCACGGCTGCGCATCGCCACCAAATACACCGAGCAGGCACGTGAGCACTTTGCCGCCAAGGGCGTGCACGTCGACCTGATCAAGCTGTACGGCTCGATGGAGCTGGCGCCATTGGTGGGATTGGCGGACGCCATCGTCGACCTGGTGTCCACCGGCAGTACCCTCAAGGCCAACAATCTCGAAGCGGTCGAGCATATCCGCGATATCTCCAGCCGGCTGATCGTCAATCAGGCTGCGCTCAAGCTCAAGGAGGACCGCATCCAGCCCTTGATCGACGCCTTCACCAGCGCCGTGGGGCAGGAAGCGTCGCAGTCCTGA
- a CDS encoding IPT/TIG domain-containing protein, with protein MWVISLGCRAEIAASGTLAQDTTWRAADSPVVVNADVVVPGGVTLRIEPGVIVYMGQGANLIVQGGVLHASGSAQNPIRVTALAVRQGGTGAKGSWGSWVIQAGGSASRIEHAVLEYGKGLAINGAAPQLNHVHLRAHQGAAIRLDSNASPVGVGNLAEDNDLNAVLVPAGVISGSVTWGLRGIPYLLQSGTISVGTPPVAQNLAPASVLVGQTATVTLTGQRLNGLTRPRFSRNGVSAEVVGTPGAGSAMIRVTAAADAETGLAAFSALTDAGEVTLADALDVLPLQPVLSALTPARIDVAQGPAEIVLTGQRFAATSAVLLNGDLIPTRFVSETQLAATVPNQSQVASLSLRVRTENLARPGTYFVSNEALLGVSANKLSLSPATADLVTGTQHTLTLRLAHPAPAGGVEIDLASSNPEVLKVPSPVVFTAGVQQVDVTAAALAPGRASVTASRSGFVSAAANAVVVAPPRLDIEPMPLAIPPDAVSRPFKLKLSRADTVTHTFQLASANTAIAEVTPAQLVLEAGQTQLTASIKGKTAGQTKIVITSPNLATVEVPVFVTADYRALSVSFAPALGVVVSQAPEPAAAVPVGPVASRLLGVSFGAGFSSLSPDRLTVGESQWLTLHGAGLGDVRSITLAPVAGVTIGVPEPAADGKSVRVQVAVAADAEAGLRRITVTDGQGRLLPGTPAAERLLITRPLPQVHSIAPLHALPGQNLTLTVRGNHLQGVTALRFSPGTDLVIDGSPVIASDGSSMTFNVQVGSAAMTGTHTLTVTTAAGTSSELAGPNNTFSVVGRVDQTLGPIVSGVLGVRVGAAGDPGTPVGTHAFARELGVVWGSGISAVSPRVGVTGSTFTLRLSGSGLAGVTAVQLAPNDGVTLGSLSASADGTRIEIPVTVAADAALTLRELRVTAGDTPVRFGSAGLERLQIVAPLPVVESVTPNHLLLGADPVTLTVRGRNLASASAVRLQPADGLSISPPLVDGEGRSLTVTVAAAAGAQPGERALLVTTPAGESDGVMTVANRVTLGTQVVASISPIVSPVLGVRVGADTGAQPFDGLLLAQPVGVRVGDAGVPGPIERTVPAQAPLLGISVGAVINAVGELRGFVPGARGTLTYAGYDLQVVEGVTLSPPDGVIPGAITVAADGRSLSLPIDVAADALPGTRVITFRTGDGPVPVVGPVMPHIRISEGVPVLTSMSPIVLKQGEAISLVFRGTRLRLVEGLRFTPDAGVVLDAAPQWATDAFGEKLTMPVRVAADAVLGARVVQLQVPGGESDGTAGPANTLTIIAP; from the coding sequence ATGTGGGTCATCAGCCTGGGATGCCGGGCGGAGATCGCTGCCTCCGGAACCCTTGCCCAGGACACCACCTGGCGTGCCGCCGACAGCCCGGTCGTGGTCAATGCCGATGTGGTGGTTCCAGGCGGCGTCACCTTGCGGATCGAGCCGGGGGTGATCGTCTACATGGGGCAGGGCGCCAATCTGATCGTCCAGGGCGGCGTATTGCACGCCTCGGGGTCGGCGCAGAACCCGATCCGGGTGACGGCGCTGGCGGTGCGGCAGGGCGGCACCGGCGCCAAGGGCAGCTGGGGCAGCTGGGTGATCCAGGCCGGTGGCAGTGCCAGCAGGATCGAGCACGCGGTATTGGAATATGGCAAGGGGCTTGCCATCAACGGTGCGGCGCCACAACTCAACCATGTACACCTGCGCGCGCATCAGGGCGCCGCGATACGGCTGGACAGCAATGCCTCGCCGGTCGGTGTGGGCAACCTGGCCGAGGACAACGACCTGAACGCCGTGCTGGTGCCGGCCGGCGTGATCTCAGGCAGCGTCACCTGGGGGCTGCGCGGCATTCCATACCTGCTGCAGTCCGGCACGATTTCCGTCGGTACGCCACCCGTCGCCCAGAACTTGGCCCCCGCCAGCGTGCTGGTGGGGCAGACCGCCACCGTGACGTTGACCGGCCAACGCCTGAACGGGCTCACCCGGCCGCGCTTCAGCCGCAACGGCGTTTCAGCCGAGGTGGTCGGTACCCCTGGCGCCGGCTCGGCGATGATCCGCGTGACCGCCGCCGCGGATGCAGAGACCGGACTTGCCGCCTTCTCGGCCCTGACCGATGCCGGCGAGGTGACACTGGCCGATGCCTTGGACGTGCTGCCATTGCAGCCGGTGCTGAGCGCGCTGACGCCGGCCCGGATCGATGTGGCGCAAGGGCCTGCCGAGATCGTTCTTACCGGCCAGCGCTTTGCCGCCACCAGCGCGGTCCTGCTCAACGGCGACCTGATCCCCACCCGCTTTGTGAGTGAGACCCAGCTGGCGGCGACAGTGCCCAACCAGTCCCAGGTCGCATCGCTGTCGCTGCGCGTACGCACCGAAAACCTGGCGCGCCCCGGCACCTACTTCGTTTCCAACGAGGCGCTGCTGGGCGTCTCAGCCAACAAGCTTTCGCTGTCGCCGGCCACGGCCGATCTCGTCACCGGTACCCAGCATACGCTGACGCTGCGTCTGGCCCACCCCGCACCTGCGGGGGGGGTCGAGATCGACCTTGCCAGCAGCAATCCGGAAGTGCTGAAGGTGCCGTCGCCGGTGGTGTTCACCGCCGGGGTGCAGCAGGTGGATGTGACGGCAGCGGCACTGGCCCCTGGCAGGGCAAGCGTGACCGCCAGCCGCTCCGGCTTTGTCAGCGCCGCGGCCAATGCCGTCGTCGTTGCACCGCCCCGGCTCGATATCGAACCGATGCCCCTGGCGATTCCGCCCGATGCCGTGTCCCGCCCGTTCAAACTCAAGCTCTCGCGTGCCGACACCGTCACCCATACCTTCCAGCTGGCTTCGGCCAACACGGCAATTGCCGAAGTCACGCCGGCACAGCTCGTGCTCGAGGCGGGTCAGACCCAACTGACCGCCAGCATCAAGGGCAAGACGGCCGGGCAGACCAAGATCGTCATCACCTCGCCCAACCTGGCGACGGTGGAGGTGCCAGTCTTCGTCACCGCCGACTACCGTGCGTTGTCGGTCAGCTTCGCACCCGCGCTGGGGGTGGTGGTCTCCCAGGCGCCCGAGCCCGCCGCGGCGGTGCCGGTCGGGCCGGTCGCAAGCCGCCTGCTGGGTGTGAGCTTCGGTGCCGGCTTCTCGTCGCTGTCGCCGGACCGACTCACCGTCGGCGAGAGCCAATGGCTGACCCTGCACGGGGCTGGGCTGGGCGACGTGCGCAGTATCACGCTGGCGCCGGTGGCCGGTGTGACGATCGGGGTGCCTGAGCCTGCGGCCGACGGCAAATCGGTCCGGGTACAGGTCGCGGTGGCGGCCGATGCCGAGGCCGGCCTGCGCCGGATCACGGTGACCGATGGCCAGGGGCGCCTGCTTCCGGGGACGCCGGCGGCTGAGCGACTGCTGATCACCCGGCCGCTGCCGCAGGTGCATTCAATCGCCCCGCTGCATGCGCTGCCGGGCCAGAACCTCACGTTGACTGTGCGCGGCAACCATCTGCAGGGCGTCACGGCGCTGCGCTTCTCGCCCGGGACCGATCTCGTCATCGACGGCAGTCCGGTCATCGCATCCGATGGCAGCAGCATGACCTTCAATGTGCAGGTCGGCTCCGCGGCCATGACCGGCACGCACACATTGACGGTGACCACGGCAGCAGGCACCTCCAGCGAGCTGGCGGGCCCGAACAACACATTCAGCGTGGTCGGCCGGGTAGACCAGACGCTCGGCCCCATCGTATCCGGCGTGCTCGGGGTACGGGTCGGCGCCGCCGGCGATCCTGGCACGCCAGTCGGAACCCATGCCTTCGCCCGCGAGCTCGGTGTGGTCTGGGGCAGTGGCATCAGCGCCGTCTCCCCACGCGTCGGTGTGACCGGATCGACCTTCACGCTGCGGTTGAGCGGCAGCGGGCTTGCCGGCGTGACGGCGGTGCAGCTGGCCCCGAACGACGGCGTCACGCTGGGCAGTCTCAGCGCATCGGCAGACGGCACCCGGATCGAGATCCCGGTCACGGTGGCGGCCGACGCGGCGCTGACGCTGCGCGAGCTGCGTGTCACCGCCGGTGACACACCTGTCCGGTTCGGCAGTGCGGGGCTGGAGCGTCTGCAGATCGTCGCACCGCTGCCGGTGGTCGAGTCGGTGACGCCGAACCATCTGCTGCTCGGTGCCGATCCGGTCACCCTGACCGTACGCGGCCGCAATCTTGCCAGTGCCAGCGCCGTGCGGTTGCAACCGGCCGACGGGCTTTCGATCAGTCCGCCACTGGTGGATGGGGAGGGCCGCAGCCTGACCGTGACGGTTGCGGCAGCCGCCGGGGCGCAGCCGGGCGAGCGTGCATTGCTGGTGACGACGCCTGCGGGAGAATCCGACGGCGTCATGACGGTCGCCAACCGCGTCACGCTGGGCACCCAGGTGGTCGCCAGCATCTCGCCGATCGTCTCGCCGGTGCTGGGCGTCCGGGTCGGGGCCGATACCGGCGCACAGCCCTTCGACGGCTTGCTGTTGGCTCAGCCGGTCGGGGTGCGCGTCGGTGACGCCGGCGTACCGGGGCCGATCGAACGGACCGTGCCGGCCCAGGCGCCGTTGCTGGGCATCAGTGTCGGTGCCGTGATCAATGCCGTGGGCGAGCTGCGTGGCTTCGTCCCGGGTGCGCGCGGCACACTCACCTATGCCGGATACGATCTCCAGGTGGTCGAGGGTGTCACCCTCTCGCCGCCGGATGGCGTCATCCCGGGTGCGATCACCGTGGCGGCGGACGGGCGCAGCCTGTCGCTGCCGATCGATGTCGCCGCCGATGCGTTGCCCGGCACCCGCGTCATCACGTTCCGGACCGGCGACGGCCCGGTACCAGTCGTGGGACCGGTGATGCCGCATATCCGGATCAGCGAAGGCGTGCCGGTGCTGACCTCGATGTCACCCATCGTGCTCAAGCAGGGCGAAGCCATCTCCCTGGTCTTCCGCGGTACCCGGTTGCGGCTGGTCGAAGGGCTGCGTTTCACGCCGGACGCCGGCGTCGTGCTCGACGCTGCGCCGCAATGGGCGACCGATGCCTTTGGCGAAAAGCTCACCATGCCGGTGCGGGTGGCAGCCGATGCGGTGTTGGGCGCGCGCGTGGTGCAGCTGCAGGTGCCCGGCGGCGAAAGCGATGGCACTGCGGGACCGGCCAACACCTTGACGATTATCGCGCCGTGA
- a CDS encoding Ig-like domain-containing protein, whose protein sequence is MKRWGRAQGLFWALVLAGGTISAAELTVLDGVIVKFGQDAQLVVRDKLTLGKDTVLTSRADSVGGAISASEPAVRWAGVHIEKSAAAHGLALERVSFRNARSGLAIRSWQPTLKSLYFSSNEVGLRLIEGASPVLSNAAFIGNGIGLLAEGGATPSISNSIFEGSGSYAVSNLNPNTPVLASGNWWGHASGPRHAGNPNGTGDAVSDGVAYGLFLAAAPIVDPTIRPVLAVSHYTERDIAFEVHCRNANEYRIAENDGFSGIAFRPLPESGAATTTFTVSAGDGLKTINLQCRNRAGALAVAAVAGGVLYDAEVPALTLDTPAAGSILTRPIVVDGTVSEAGNLTRLELYLDGTRLGIANGPRFTFDFNPMAFSSGNHTLKVVAEDRAGRIGELTRSIAIQREDWDLARDFVHDANPNGEWRYGYQVVLGGQFYPYALQSNDGTLARQYHPVQLTYPSIVKNVGSAQYNGNGLVLPAGRIALHPGPNGEYSVVRWTAPQAGEYMLYTSFTRVANATSGIVIRQGGQTLHTAEHNGNASSFNQRLTLAAGETVDVAVGYGSNGNFDADSTGVQVKIVPSRVADQNGPVIARLRLSGLDFLPGLVVGRNGQLEFEVSDASGVARVELLLDGVLLGRVSGTGNYTAPLDISGLDNGPHTLIIRADDSLNNRSEQRIDFTVNHAAPDAPSLTSPADGTVTRLGTIAVAGTAKAGAQVQLYVNGEPSGNPLTVLANGQFNGTVTLAGGANRIQATVTDRWGTSALSASRTVTQDATLPAVPTGLSAANQQNGKIKLGWSRPQDANVAGFNLYRATQPFDDIAQAVKLNDSVLTGNGYEDMPAVDGTYYYRVVSVGTNGALSLPSNLVEARVDALAPSALSVVYTGLGQVDVVSGRHGQGRVQVAVTVSEALQSAPYLALVPQGGQPITIELTRVDDTHYQGSFVIDGNTPSGTAQVLFSARDLVGNRGTEVKAGGTLQIDTAGPVLSGIALDPAAPVRADVAGPVTVTLHFDKALKAGQSPQLWYRLSGPLRSAVAVTGLGQVDATTWRGSFSLPADAGSGAPEVLSFTMQAQDDLDNVSTRISAPNRFQVYRGELPPLDVPFGLTAKAQPGGKVGLGWQAVPDAVAYQLYRQAPGETALTPLARVEGTQYLDATPGDGRYRYAIASVRQANGQDAQSGLSAAVEVVASATPPGAPQGLTLQLTGQGIVARWQAPLMSPVESYNLYRSSGTVITSLEGKTPLRSGIRQTAVVDPEPSATEHAYVVTAVDAAGNESAMSNSAYLNATLLPVPSLKVEQVGSTLPRLSWSASRSAVAGYHVYLGEGAGRTRLTATPITELGYTDTGYTGGERVYTVAAVDADGVEMARSLRLPAVALQVAAGLPVKRGVMNRVQVQVGNAAGTPLANARVVIRVGGKRHVSALFDLAANETRLIPVVVGGYADLAGQATAQLGLEQAPNEGELVSVVQDTQFDVAEGGLVVGMATESFTRGALGKVRLTIENTSEVEVELLTARGHGREPSNELRFRLLDGDGNVLVNQPYLQALGANVITLSNGQTVARIPAGASYTSDLFELAVPAASPDRLRVVLEVDQLRYHSGQADEVVIAGRGSERVVSLLETAYYGELTQLDPVSSFGDQDIVIQGRALDRATQTALPNTRLKLVLNQEGFERVFPLVTDAAGGFSHVFKPTQTDAGRYKVSAVHPDVTDRPEQRSFTINRISAGPTPYKLDVPKNYPFSIPLVVKAGVGTTARNVRFALNAASQPTGELPTGIQLTLPAPVNLGERQSLNLPVGFVADNTAQDSGAVVLDVLSDEQAQQPLAQVRVNYTLSEAKPFLVGSPSMVQTGLAQGGVQIESVRVQNKGMQDALNLQFRLQRADGGAAPAWVSLASQADGTLRIGEQRSIDLRFAPGESTPEGVYELTLVVSGDNVPQQSLNVYASVTQSGVGSVLFKASDLFTATLDKNGRLIPGLAGARITVQHEDVATLTHELVTDALGEALFQDLPAGRYKFRAKANNHQEIGGRLLVKPGITQTQPVFLEYNLITVEWSVREITIQDRYEIILNATYETDVPAAVVVMQPASVNLPKMGVGDVYYGELSLTNHGLIRADDVKMHLPASDAFFRFEFLVDVPPTLAAKQRVTIPYRVIALKSLEEAADGAATGAGCYSYSARLAVSCAFVCANGQQSQCGSATSWFSSSNGSCPGGGGGGGGGGGGGGGGWGGGGWGGGGAATPIKLKGKKCVFVPKGDTQCD, encoded by the coding sequence GTGAAACGATGGGGACGAGCCCAGGGCCTGTTCTGGGCCCTGGTCCTGGCCGGCGGCACGATCAGTGCGGCGGAATTGACCGTGCTGGACGGTGTGATCGTCAAGTTCGGCCAGGATGCCCAGCTGGTGGTGCGGGACAAGCTGACGTTGGGCAAGGACACAGTGCTCACCAGCCGTGCCGACAGCGTGGGCGGGGCCATCAGCGCCAGTGAACCGGCCGTGCGCTGGGCCGGCGTGCACATCGAGAAGTCCGCTGCCGCCCATGGCCTCGCGCTGGAGCGCGTATCGTTCCGCAATGCCCGGTCCGGCCTTGCGATCCGCAGCTGGCAACCCACGCTCAAATCGTTGTACTTCTCCAGCAACGAGGTCGGTCTGCGGCTGATTGAGGGCGCCAGCCCGGTGCTGAGCAATGCCGCGTTCATCGGCAACGGCATCGGCCTCTTGGCCGAAGGCGGCGCCACCCCAAGCATCAGCAACAGCATTTTCGAAGGCAGCGGCAGTTATGCCGTCTCCAATCTCAATCCCAATACGCCGGTGCTCGCGTCGGGCAACTGGTGGGGGCACGCCAGCGGGCCGCGTCACGCCGGCAATCCCAATGGCACTGGCGATGCCGTCAGCGACGGTGTCGCCTACGGCCTGTTCCTGGCTGCCGCGCCCATCGTCGATCCCACGATCCGGCCGGTGCTTGCGGTCAGCCACTATACCGAGCGTGACATCGCTTTCGAGGTGCATTGCCGTAACGCCAACGAATACCGGATCGCCGAGAACGACGGTTTCAGTGGCATCGCATTCCGCCCGCTGCCCGAATCGGGCGCTGCCACCACCACGTTCACCGTATCCGCAGGCGACGGTCTCAAGACCATCAACCTGCAGTGCCGCAACCGTGCCGGCGCGCTCGCCGTGGCTGCCGTCGCCGGCGGTGTACTGTATGACGCCGAGGTGCCGGCGCTGACGCTCGACACCCCGGCCGCCGGCAGCATCCTGACCCGCCCCATCGTCGTCGACGGCACGGTGAGCGAAGCGGGCAATCTCACGCGGCTGGAGCTGTATCTGGACGGCACGCGGCTGGGCATCGCCAACGGCCCACGTTTCACCTTCGATTTCAACCCGATGGCGTTCAGCTCGGGCAACCACACGCTCAAGGTGGTGGCCGAGGACCGCGCCGGGCGCATCGGCGAGCTGACGCGCAGCATCGCCATCCAGCGTGAGGACTGGGATCTCGCACGCGATTTCGTCCATGACGCCAATCCCAACGGTGAATGGCGCTACGGCTACCAGGTGGTGCTGGGCGGCCAGTTCTACCCCTATGCATTGCAGAGCAACGACGGCACCCTGGCCAGGCAATACCACCCGGTGCAGCTGACCTACCCGTCCATCGTCAAGAATGTCGGCAGCGCGCAATACAACGGCAACGGCCTGGTGCTTCCGGCCGGCCGGATCGCGCTGCATCCGGGCCCCAACGGCGAATACAGCGTGGTGCGCTGGACCGCGCCGCAGGCGGGCGAATACATGCTGTACACCAGCTTCACCCGCGTCGCGAATGCCACCTCCGGCATCGTGATCCGGCAGGGCGGCCAGACCCTGCATACCGCCGAACACAATGGCAACGCCTCCAGCTTCAACCAGCGGCTTACGTTGGCCGCCGGCGAGACCGTCGACGTGGCGGTGGGCTACGGCAGCAATGGCAACTTCGATGCGGATTCCACCGGGGTGCAGGTCAAGATCGTGCCCTCGCGCGTGGCTGACCAGAATGGTCCCGTCATCGCCAGGCTGCGTCTGTCCGGCCTTGATTTCCTGCCGGGCCTCGTGGTCGGCCGCAATGGCCAGCTGGAGTTCGAGGTCAGCGACGCCAGCGGCGTGGCGCGGGTCGAGCTGCTGCTCGACGGCGTACTGCTCGGCCGGGTCAGCGGCACGGGCAACTATACGGCCCCGCTCGATATCAGCGGGCTCGACAACGGGCCGCATACGCTGATCATCCGGGCTGACGATTCGCTCAACAATCGCAGCGAACAGCGCATCGATTTCACGGTGAACCACGCGGCACCCGATGCGCCCAGTCTGACCAGTCCTGCCGATGGCACGGTGACCCGCCTTGGCACGATCGCGGTGGCCGGAACGGCCAAGGCAGGCGCGCAGGTGCAGCTCTATGTCAATGGCGAGCCAAGCGGCAATCCGCTGACGGTCCTTGCCAACGGCCAGTTCAACGGAACGGTGACGCTCGCGGGCGGCGCCAACCGGATCCAGGCCACGGTGACCGACCGTTGGGGCACGAGTGCGCTGTCCGCCTCGCGCACGGTGACCCAGGATGCCACCCTCCCGGCCGTGCCGACCGGTCTGAGCGCCGCCAACCAGCAGAACGGCAAGATCAAGCTGGGCTGGAGCCGGCCGCAGGATGCCAACGTAGCGGGGTTCAACCTCTATCGTGCAACCCAGCCGTTCGACGATATCGCCCAGGCCGTCAAGCTCAACGACAGCGTACTGACCGGCAACGGCTATGAAGACATGCCCGCTGTCGACGGTACCTACTACTACCGGGTGGTCAGCGTGGGCACAAATGGTGCGCTGTCGCTGCCGAGCAACCTTGTCGAGGCACGGGTCGACGCGTTGGCGCCGTCTGCGCTGTCGGTGGTGTATACGGGTCTGGGTCAGGTGGATGTGGTGAGCGGTCGGCACGGCCAGGGGCGGGTGCAGGTGGCGGTGACGGTGAGCGAAGCGCTGCAGAGCGCGCCGTACCTGGCGCTGGTGCCCCAAGGCGGTCAGCCGATCACGATCGAACTGACGCGGGTGGACGACACGCACTACCAGGGCAGCTTCGTGATCGACGGGAACACGCCGTCGGGGACGGCGCAGGTGCTGTTCTCGGCGCGGGACCTGGTGGGGAACCGGGGCACCGAGGTGAAGGCGGGTGGGACGCTGCAGATCGACACGGCCGGTCCGGTGCTGAGCGGGATCGCGCTGGATCCGGCTGCACCGGTGCGGGCGGACGTGGCAGGGCCGGTGACGGTGACGCTGCACTTTGACAAGGCGCTGAAGGCGGGGCAGTCGCCGCAGCTGTGGTACCGGCTGTCAGGCCCGCTGCGCAGCGCGGTGGCGGTGACGGGGCTGGGCCAGGTGGACGCGACGACGTGGCGGGGCAGCTTCAGCCTGCCGGCCGATGCGGGCAGCGGAGCGCCGGAAGTGCTGTCGTTCACGATGCAGGCGCAGGACGATCTGGACAACGTGTCGACCCGGATCAGCGCACCGAACCGCTTCCAGGTGTACCGCGGCGAGCTGCCGCCGCTGGACGTGCCGTTCGGGCTGACCGCCAAGGCGCAGCCGGGCGGGAAGGTGGGTCTGGGCTGGCAGGCGGTGCCGGATGCGGTGGCGTACCAGCTGTACCGGCAGGCGCCGGGCGAGACGGCGCTGACGCCGCTGGCGCGGGTTGAGGGCACCCAGTATCTGGATGCGACACCGGGCGATGGCCGCTACCGCTATGCGATCGCCTCGGTGCGGCAGGCCAATGGCCAGGATGCGCAGTCAGGGTTGAGCGCGGCGGTGGAGGTGGTGGCGAGCGCGACGCCGCCGGGCGCGCCGCAAGGGCTGACGCTGCAGCTGACGGGCCAGGGGATCGTGGCGCGGTGGCAGGCGCCGCTGATGAGCCCGGTGGAGAGCTACAACCTGTACCGCAGCAGCGGGACGGTGATCACGTCGCTCGAAGGCAAGACACCGCTGCGCAGCGGCATCCGGCAGACGGCAGTGGTGGATCCGGAGCCGTCGGCGACCGAGCATGCCTATGTGGTGACCGCGGTGGACGCGGCGGGCAACGAATCGGCGATGTCGAACTCGGCGTACCTGAACGCGACGTTGCTGCCGGTGCCCTCGTTGAAGGTGGAGCAGGTGGGCAGCACACTGCCGCGACTGAGCTGGAGCGCATCGCGCTCGGCGGTGGCGGGCTACCACGTGTACCTGGGTGAAGGGGCGGGCAGGACGCGGCTGACAGCGACGCCGATCACCGAGCTGGGCTACACCGACACCGGCTACACCGGTGGCGAGCGGGTGTACACGGTGGCGGCGGTGGACGCGGACGGGGTGGAGATGGCCCGCAGCCTGCGGCTGCCGGCGGTGGCCCTGCAGGTGGCGGCGGGCCTGCCGGTCAAGCGCGGCGTGATGAACCGGGTGCAGGTGCAGGTGGGCAATGCAGCGGGCACGCCGCTGGCGAACGCGCGGGTGGTGATCCGGGTGGGCGGCAAGCGGCATGTGTCGGCGTTGTTCGATCTGGCGGCCAACGAGACGCGGCTGATCCCGGTGGTGGTGGGCGGCTATGCCGACCTGGCGGGGCAGGCGACGGCACAGCTGGGGCTGGAACAGGCACCGAACGAAGGCGAACTGGTGAGCGTGGTGCAGGACACGCAGTTCGATGTGGCCGAGGGCGGGCTGGTGGTGGGGATGGCGACGGAATCGTTCACGCGCGGGGCGCTGGGCAAGGTGCGGCTGACCATCGAGAACACCAGCGAGGTCGAGGTCGAACTGCTGACGGCGCGGGGCCATGGGCGGGAGCCGTCCAACGAGCTGCGCTTCAGACTGCTGGACGGCGACGGCAACGTGCTGGTCAACCAGCCCTACCTGCAGGCGCTGGGCGCGAATGTGATCACGCTGTCGAACGGGCAGACGGTGGCGCGGATCCCGGCCGGAGCGAGCTATACCTCGGACCTGTTCGAACTGGCGGTGCCGGCGGCCAGCCCGGACCGGCTGCGGGTGGTGCTGGAAGTGGACCAGCTGCGCTACCACAGCGGGCAAGCGGACGAAGTGGTGATTGCGGGCCGCGGTTCGGAACGGGTGGTGTCGCTGCTGGAGACGGCGTACTACGGCGAGCTCACCCAGCTGGACCCGGTCAGCTCGTTCGGCGACCAGGACATCGTGATCCAGGGGCGTGCGTTGGATCGGGCGACGCAGACGGCGCTGCCGAACACGCGGCTCAAGCTGGTGCTGAACCAGGAAGGCTTCGAGCGGGTGTTCCCGCTGGTGACGGACGCGGCGGGCGGATTCAGCCACGTGTTCAAGCCGACGCAGACCGACGCGGGCCGCTACAAGGTGAGCGCGGTGCACCCGGACGTGACCGACCGGCCGGAGCAGCGCAGCTTCACGATCAACCGGATCAGCGCCGGGCCGACGCCGTACAAGCTCGACGTGCCGAAGAACTACCCGTTCAGCATCCCGCTGGTGGTGAAGGCCGGGGTGGGGACGACGGCGCGCAACGTGCGCTTCGCGTTGAACGCGGCCAGCCAGCCGACCGGCGAGCTGCCGACGGGCATCCAGCTGACGCTGCCGGCGCCGGTCAACCTGGGCGAGCGGCAATCGCTCAACCTGCCGGTGGGCTTCGTGGCCGACAACACCGCGCAGGACAGCGGGGCGGTGGTGCTGGACGTGCTCAGCGACGAGCAGGCACAGCAGCCGCTGGCGCAGGTCCGGGTGAACTACACCCTGTCCGAGGCCAAGCCGTTCCTGGTGGGCAGCCCGAGCATGGTGCAGACCGGGCTGGCGCAGGGCGGGGTGCAGATCGAATCGGTGCGCGTGCAGAACAAGGGGATGCAGGACGCGCTGAACCTGCAGTTCCGGCTGCAGCGCGCCGACGGCGGGGCGGCGCCGGCCTGGGTCAGCCTGGCCAGCCAGGCGGACGGCACGCTGCGCATCGGCGAGCAGCGCAGCATCGACCTGCGCTTCGCGCCGGGCGAGAGCACGCCCGAAGGCGTGTATGAACTGACGCTGGTGGTGAGCGGCGACAACGTGCCGCAGCAGTCGCTGAACGTGTACGCCAGCGTCACGCAAAGCGGGGTGGGCAGCGTGCTGTTCAAGGCCTCGGACCTGTTTACGGCGACGCTGGACAAGAACGGCCGGCTGATCCCGGGTCTGGCGGGTGCACGGATCACGGTGCAGCACGAGGACGTGGCGACCCTGACGCACGAGCTGGTGACCGACGCGCTGGGCGAAGCGCTGTTCCAGGACCTGCCGGCGGGGCGGTACAAGTTCCGGGCCAAGGCCAACAACCACCAGGAGATCGGTGGGCGGCTGCTGGTGAAGCCGGGCATCACCCAGACGCAGCCGGTGTTCCTGGAATACAACCTGATCACGGTGGAATGGAGCGTGCGCGAGATCACGATCCAGGACCGCTACGAGATCATCCTGAACGCCACGTACGAGACGGACGTGCCGGCGGCGGTGGTGGTGATGCAGCCGGCGAGCGTGAACCTGCCGAAGATGGGGGTGGGCGACGTGTACTACGGCGAACTGAGCCTGACCAACCACGGGCTGATCCGGGCGGACGACGTGAAGATGCACCTGCCGGCGAGCGACGCGTTCTTCCGGTTCGAATTCCTGGTCGACGTGCCGCCGACGCTGGCAGCCAAGCAACGGGTGACGATCCCGTACCGGGTGATCGCGCTCAAGTCGCTGGAGGAAGCGGCGGACGGCGCGGCGACCGGGGCGGGGTGCTACAGCTACAGCGCCCGGCTGGCGGTGAGCTGCGCATTCGTGTGCGCCAACGGCCAGCAATCGCAATGCGGCAGTGCCACCTCGTGGTTCTCGTCGAGCAACGGCAGCTGCCCGGGTGGCGGCGGCGGTGGCGGCGGCGGCGGCGGCGGCGGTGGTGGCGGCTGGGGCGGTGGCGGCTGGGGCGGTGGTGGCGCAGCCACGCCGATCAAGCTCAAGGGCAAGAAATGCGTGTTCGTACCGAAGGGAGACACGCAGTGCGACTAA